The DNA window ATATTCGATATTCCGCTAACCTTTCATTTCTAGATCTAATGGCCGTTTCCAGCTGCGCAATTGCGTTTCCGGCCTTCGAGTGCCGGTCAGATCCCGATTTCTCGCGAACGGATGGACCGTCCGCCAGGAAGATCAAGCCTCCGATGCTCCACGGCGCGGTGTCGGCCTACGGCCTCTCCTCGATGATTTTGAAGTTCCCACCAAATTTTGTGAGGCAGCTGAGCAACAAGGCGCGACGGAACTGCAGCAACATTGGTGTGGCGCAGGTCGTGGCGGCTTCGTGGTCGAACAACCAAGGCGCGTCGATCCCCAAGCCGGCGGCTAAGGCTGTCGATGCCGCCGCCGCACCGGTTGAGACCGGCGTTGATGAGGTGGTTGTGGCTGAAAATACTACTTTTGATCGGGAAACTGTACAGTTTGAGGTTTCGCCTCCTTTCAAATACGCTTCCTTTTTGAATTCCGATGGCAGCGTCGCGATTCATGCcggtatatttttaattattttaaaatattattgtatTTCTGTTTTCTTTTCTTAATTTATCCAGTCATGAAATTTCATTTGTGTGTTTCTTCTTGCATATTCTTATTTTCTCGATTGTTGTGAAACAATTTTGGAAGAAAAGCAGTTTTTATCGATGCCTAAtcatttataagaaattttCGGTATATTGATTATCGAGGAAAAGTCTACATGGCATTGTAAGAAGTCTCTTGCCTTATTTGTTGAACGTCCGAATCCTAGATGGATTTCGTTGAATCGATTTTGTTTATCGAAGTGGATTATACTCTATTTTATGTTTACATTAATTTGTCCAGGTGAAAGATTGGGTCGTGCTATTGTTACTGACGCAATTACTACCCCAGTAGTTAATACATCTGCCTATTTCTTCAAGAAAACAGCTGATCTCATTGATTTTAAGGTATGTTCAATTATTTTCTGGAGATTGACCTAAGTACCTGATTTGTCAGCTCATTGAAAGGACTCGCTTTTGAAAATTGTTAACTCACCTAAGGTCAATTATTATGATGATTGTGATTAGTCAACCACAGAACTAATATTACTTCTCGAAGTCTACCCTAAATGAATGGAATTAGTTTGAAAAGATAATAAATGGACAGCTCTGCTAGGAGTTAGAATAAAATGAGACCGTCTTGCTCTAAGTTTCATTGTCTGATTTAGTTTTTTGTATGGATTAGAAATAATTTGCCTGTGCCTCTTATACATAGCATATACCTAAGGAAACTTGTTCCATTTTACCCTTAGGTCTGCTTGGATTTATGTGTTTGAAATGATGAGTTTCAAATCCATGATTTCAATTTGCTCGGTTTGTTTGCATTAACAAAACTCAAGTAAATTTCAAATCTACTCTACATGAAGTTGAACAATTTTAATAGTAATTATGTTGGATCTCAAAAACACCCGAGATGAATGTCATTTAAATCCATCTTCAAATCAATTATTTCCTATAGTGAAACATTTCCAAAAAACCTGAAGTGTACCAAAATTTGACCATAAAGATTGAGATGGATTTGACAAAATTAGGCTGTCTTTGTTTGGTTTGCAGGAAAAAAGACGTGCAAGTTTTGAATATGGACGATATGGAAACTACACTACTATTGTTGCCGAGGAAAAGATAAGGTGAAATTGATTCTCATGTTTAATTCTCTTCTAGCGTTCAATTGGAAACAATTGTCTGGTGGATCACATCAACTGCATTctgtttataaaaaaattgtaacAGTGCACTGGAAGGAGCTGAATCAACCCTTCTGATGGCATCTGGAATGTGTGCTAGCACCGTCCTGTTGATGGCACTGGTTCCTGCTGGAGGGCATTTGGTGACGACCACTGACTGTTATAGGAAGACTCGAATATTCATCGAGACTATTCTTCCCAAAATGGGAATCACTGTATGTCTATCTACCTCAATCAtgtaattatttctaattttaatGGGAAATAATGTGGGCAACTTTGAGTTTTAACTTTTACTTgactaaaaaaaaattggagcaAGGCATTCTTACTCATCAAATTCGGGAACAAAATGTTGTAAGTTCATGGCCATTATATGCTAGCATAAGCAAATTATTGATTATGTTGAGataaaaagaaaggaaaaaaagaGGAAACATGTGGTAAATTAGGTTAGTATTTTGACTCTTTATCATTTTTGTGTGCAGGGCACAATAAATATTTTGGCTCTCATAGGGACCTAAGAGATCTGACGTTTTTTATGCTAATGAAATGCAGGCCACAGTGATTGATCCTGCAGATATTGGAGGTCTGAAATCTGCTTTGGAGAATAATAATGTTAGTATCAGTATAACTTGTCTTCTACTTTCATGTGCTCATTGTGTTTTCTTCTTAGAAGACGTACTGAAAAGAGACTATATTAACTTCATGCAGGTGTCTCTCTTTTTTACTGAGTCTCCGACCAATCCATTTTTGAGATGCGTTGATGTTGAGATGGTTTCAAAGCTTTGCCACGAGAAAGGAGCCTTGGTGTGCATAGATGGGACGTTTGCTACACCCCTTAACCAGAAGGCACTGGCTCTTGGTGCTGATATCGTTTTACACTCTGCAACAAAATTTATCGGGGGTCATAATGATGTATGTTTAGTCTGATATTGCAATTTGATACTTATTGATATCATTAACAATTTTAAAGTTACACATTTGATGTTAAACTGTTGTATTTGCTTGTAGGTTCTTGCTGGGTCCATTAGTGGTCCAGAAAAGTTGATTTCAGCTGCTCGCAACTTGCATCATATTCTGGGGGGTGTTCTCAATCCTGTGAGTTTTGTTGGCTCAATAATTTTGTCTTAGTCAATGTAATTTCTTGCATTTTTTCATGTACTGTTTTCTGTGCTAATAAATCTTGAAGCATTGAGCATGGTTACTGTAAGATTGAGCACTTCTGGCCTTTTGCAGCCTCAtcttttattataattaagCAAAGTCTAATGTGCCCCTTTTCTTCAGAATGCTGCATATCTGATCATCAGAGGCATGAAGACGCTGCATCTACGTGTACGGCAACAAAACTCAACAGCACAGAAGATGGCCGAGATTTTAGAGGCACATCCTAAGGTATTGATGCGTAATAAATCAGTTTGACGCCTGAAGAAGCTCATATAAACTTTTTTTGTCACTCAGAGTAGGAATCTTGGTATTCCTATTTGCTGCTGTTCTTTTTACTAATGGTTCCTTTCAGTCTGATTTTACTTACAGCAGAGCAGCAGAGGTCATATTCACTATAAGCACTCTATCGTATTTGTTTGACTAAGTGACTATTTAATCCTTGTTTTCTTGTGTCTCTGGCTAGGTTGTTAGGGCATGATATCTTTATCATGATCTAGTTGATTATTTACGTACTTAGATTTATATTGAACGATTATCATCAATGATTCATATTCTTCGGAACAAGTAGATTTTGAGCTGGATTCCCAAATTAACTGACTGTTAGGTCATGTTTCTGAGGGAATATCCATCATCTTCTTTGCATTGTTTACTACTGTATTGTATACACCCGCACAGAACGAGTGATAACAAAAAATGAATTGCAGGTTAGCCGTGTCTATTATCCAGGCTTGGTTAGTCATCCAGAACATCAGCTTGCTAAGAAACAAATGACTGGTTTCGGTGGCGTCGTCAGTTTTGAGGCTAGTAATTTTACGAAGCCACAGCAAGCTGTTTATCTTTagaagtttatatatatatatatatgtttatggtTGATCAGTTCCTGTGATGATATTCATCATTATGCGATTGGTTAGGTTGATGGAGACCTGCACACCACTGCAAAATTTGTTGACGCACTGAAAATCCCTTACATAGCTCCATCTTTTGGAGGCTGCGAAAGCATCGTTGATCAACCTGCCATAATGTCTTACTGGTGCgttttttaagcatttttataacTTGAAGATTGCTAAATCCTTCAAGTCATTCACTTTTGCAACCATGATAGTTCTATTATACAATATTACCCTTCAGTGTATATATTTGTGATAAAACTTTTTGAATACACGACTCTAATTGATACGAATGCGACAATAACACACTCTGAATTCGATGTGCAGGGATCTTCCTCAGTCCGGGAGGGCCGAGTATGGCATATTGGACAACTTGGTTCGCTTCAGTTTTGGAGTGGAAGACTTTGAAGACCTGAAGGCTGACATTCTTCAGGCCCTGGAGACCATATAAGGCCGCAGCTGACccgctgtttaattgttttTCTTCTCTGTTTTTTAGCACTTCAGTCTAATAATCTGAATCATTTGTGTTCGAAAGCTGTTGTTGATCATGAAACGTCAAGCCAGATCAGAGGCCGAATTTGACATTTGAATTTGAAGTTCAATATCTTTTAAAGTACATGGATTACCAGTCTCGTTAGACGGTCTTAGGTTTTAAGAAAAGAAATTTTCCCAGACACGACTGATGGTATCGAGTTCGAGTCTCAATGCCCAAAACTTAAGATTGTCGAGATGAGTCTCATTATTCTTGGAGCctacaatttattttttttggatCAGTAAAAAGTAAATTCATTGATAAAAAAACCATGCTACAAATAATTTGGGCATGCCCGTTCGAACAAAATACATAACTTTACCATTGATAGTTTTGAAGTTGACGCCGAAAAAATgtcataaaaaataatcataattcaATGATTTCAAATTCACAAACTAAAATCTCTGTATAATTATTGGTCCAGCTCTCTTGTCCAATCTAGTTGCATTTCTATAATACAGCTAGTTTTAGACATGGTCTTTTGGTCGTCTGTTTCATGCCAACACAACAAATAAATTATACCAACTTCTCCACTGCAATTTGCAATAGTTAATTTAAAACACACTAAAAACCAAAGCAGAAATCGTAATTTCAGCCTAAATACAATAAATTCGAAATCTTACCTGAAAATATTCCTTCTCATCCTTTATTCCCATCAAGGATATTCTTTAAAATTTCCAGGTTTCTGTCACTTTCGTCGTCATTTTCCTACCTCCATGTCTTTATATTATGGAGTTTGACTCGATTAGTTTCGTACTTCAACAACCAATCTTGAGGAATAGAGAGAGGTGCCACCAGCCAAAGTCTTTGCAACTACTATAGGTACGTATTGGATCACTCGTTTCCCTCAATTTTCAATTTCATTTCAGTGTGTGTCATTTTTTATATGCAACGGATATATTTTGCTCTTTAATGTCAACAAACAAACTAGACTCTTAACTTTTAGAAAGAATAGATGAGATATTcgttttacaaaatatttatttgtaatttttcaATGTTAATTTCACCAAAAACTAAAATGTTGCCATCTTAAAAAAAAAGCAATAAAATATCGCGCAGCTTCATGAAGGAAACAAAATTGCTAGCTAAGTCGACATTCCCAGCGTTTGACGCTAattttatatcataatatgGGTTATTAAGAAAAATTCATAAAGTCCAGAAATGAGATTAATGTGTGATTTTTTTATTCTGTTTAGTTGAATCAATTTTAGTTACATAACTATGttcttttatattattattatcaatttCGTCATTCTCtccaaaataatataattaaatagtcaattttattgttaaaattttGTAAATAGGTGGTTGACAAAATTATCTAGATATATAAATGTTTTTAACAACCTAATTATAAATTTTACAAGATTTATTTATATGATTTTgacgaaaaaattaaaattgattaaaaaaaaacgcATCAATCTAAAGAATATACAAATTTGTTCTATATATGAATATGTACGTATATCTAAAATATTACCAAAAATTGTAAACGTGGCACAAATTCTCTTTTCCTTTTCCACCATTTCAACTTGAAATTCAGaataagttaatttatttaagaaataatTTATACTACTACctgatttaaattttttggacattagatttaattttgaaattataaaaataattttaactaaagaaaattatacaaatattcTCGCATAATCTAAATTGTGACAGAATAATAATAACAGTAGTGCGTGCGACAAAGGTATCAAGCATCAACTTCTGCGTCTAACGATCGGACGTCGGATTCATCGAAAAACATATGAAATTCGGGAAAGAATTTAGGATTCATTTGGAAGAAACCCTACCGGAATGGAGGGACAAGTACCTATGCTACAAGTTGTTGAAGAAGCTCCTCAAGAATATTCCGGAACCCGCCGCCGTGACTCTCCCGCCCCCTGGACCTGATGGGGCGGCTGAGGCTCCGCCGCTGCCGAAGCTTCAGGAATGGTTTGTTGGGATTCTCAACGAGGAACTCGAAAAGTTCAACGATTTCTACGTCGATAAGGAGGAGGATTTCATCATCAGAGTCCAGGTTTTTGTTTTTGATTCTGTATTTGATCTTTGTGGTTGCGTTCtaatttttaacaattttttttttgataagaaactaGAATTTTTAACATTTAGATTGTTCACAGATACGTGTTGcaaggaatttttttttattgagaaTAAAGTTGGGAAGTTTATGTTTGTGGGAAAAACTTCGTGCTGCCTCTATTCCATTAGTGAAGTATTTTTACTTTGTATGCTTGAATCTGATCCAGTTTGATACAATTTAATATGAAATTGATCATGGCCTGTGAATATCGTGGTGAAATCAAAATAGAAAACTTATGGTGGATAAAAAAAAAGTTATCCTTTTTCACATACTCAGACATTGTTTCTCTGATTCTGAAACTCAGATGGCTCTATCTTGCTTATCAACATAGAAATCGTCGAACTTTTCGTACCTAGAACTTTTAATTCCCAACATAAACTGGTATGAGAAATGCCGTCTTAGGTTCTTGAATtggaaaacaaaaagaaaaagctAGTTGAAAATGGAAGATGAAGACGGGGTGAGATCTATTTAGATTCGATGCGAAAAATCAAGATTTTTCGAGGTATTTCGCTTGTAAAATGTTGAAGATGTTGCATTGGTGAGTGTATATTAATATCTATGAAGTTGAATGGTTTAAAAGAATCTATATGGTATATTCCAATTTCAATGGATTTGTTTAATCTATCTGAGTGGTATGCTTTTgagaatatatattatataaatggaAAGAGAAATGTTATCTTGAAATTTGTTTCGCGCCAATTGGGGAGGCTTTTATTCACTTTTGTAAATGCGATTATAGTTCGACTCGAATTAGACCAGAGAGAGACTCACAGTTAGCTAATTTGTCAAGAAACTTTTCTGAGTGCATCAGATGGCCATGTGTACCATTCTGATAGAATACGAGACTTCGTGATACAATGTTGGAATTGGTAATGACCATTGGAAATTTTCAGAATCGAATGAAAGCAGCATCATGGTGACATGCACAATTGCTTGAAATTTGTGTGGTGTTTTGTACTATATGTATAGATCTGCTGCTTGTTTAAGGAAATGAATCGGTTTAGAACTCTCAGATTGTCTTTTCAAATTTACGGCCTTGTTTAACTTCATTGGGCTTACACTCGTGAATGATGAAATTCATAAACTTGCAATTAAGGCAGAAACTTGGAATTCTGCACACAAAAAATTTAAGTTTTGTGGTCCGAATTCCATTCAGACCCCCTGCTTATACCAGAATGATACATTCAAGCGTGTGATTGTCGTCTGATGCTGTTTTCTCAGGCACTTAAGGAAATTATTGAGCGAGTAAAAGAGAAGGAAAGTAGAGACGGAGTCTTTCCTGTAGAGACCGAGTTTGGTGAAGAGATGATGGAGATACGCAGGGATTTTGTTGCTATTCATGGAGAAATGGTTCTTCTCAAGAACTACAGCTCCCTTAATCTTGCAGGTAAAGGAGCCCATTCTTGTTTTCGTTTTTTCCTTATTATTCAAGTCCTTTTGTTCCTAGTACCAGAGGTATAGCTACTTCCATGGAAATGTCTTGCACATCAGGTTTAATTAAAATCTTGAAGAAATACGATAAAAGAACTGGGGAATTGCTGAGTCTGCCTTTCACTCAGCTTGCTGTTCATCAGCCCTTCTTCACAACAGAACCTCTGACAAGATTAGTACGCGAATGTGAGGAAAATCTTGAGGTCCTGTTCCCACTGGAAGCCGAGGTTGTTGAATCCACCGTCATAGCACAAGAACTGATGCCAGGTGATATTTCGAAAGCTCGTTTGGAAACAACATCGCCACTCGGGGAAGAAATGGTAGATATATCTCGAAGCATCTGTGCCGCTAGGAGAGCGCTGCAGGGGCTTAAAAAGGAGAGCTCAACCTATAATCCTCTGTCATTGTCATATCTATTCGGAAACCAGGATCATGGTAGTATGGGTGACATAACGGCAGAAAACTCGCCTTGTGAATCTTTCGTAACCTTACATGATGGGGAAGACGAAAATAAAGACGTTGGTTCCCCTAAATGATCACGGACCTTGTGAATTTTGTTGATACTTTGTCTAAATGTAACATTACTTTTCTTGCAGCTGAGTGACACAATAAAGCTTATGTAATAATCAGTCAACTGAATGTAATTCGTTGCCTACGTCTCAATTACAGTTTTTGTTGTATCGAGTGATACGACGAGTcttgtactgttttcttttGGTATACTTGATGTTTTGGGAAGGTACTTTGTAGTGTTCAGATTGCTTCTTATTTAGTTTTATAAGTTGATTTCTTTTATTTTAGTTTCTTACTCTTTGATCAAGTCACGAAACGATGATATCTCACGAGCTTTGCAATTATGATCGAACTTCAAACAGTAAACCAAAACTTGATTTGTCTCTCCAAAATCGAGATCGATATCATTCTTCGATTTTGGTTCTAAACTCGAAAATCGAAATCAAAAGCTCATCAGAACCAGAGTTGTATAAAATGATAATCGGAAAGCGAACCTATTTCAAGCTTCAAAATGCAAAGTATACACGTATGCTTTGAATTATTTCATTAACATTTGTAATTATTGAAAATTGAACTCGATCAGTTTGCAAATTGTTTATCTATATCTGCACTCTGTTGACACAAACACTTTAGATGCCAAAGTAGAAAAGAATCATCCAGTGTTTTGGAcatataaacatacaaaaaattctttaaaaaaatctGAGGTTCTGTGTAGTGTTTTGTCACATTATCTTGTCATCTGCATAGTGAAATGGCAACGGAACATGCTTGAAAGTGCGATAACTTTCCGACATTGTTCAAATGCCCATTCTCAATCTGCCACAATCAAACGACAATCCAACATTTATTCTCAGATCAAAACAACATTAAATTAAGGATGATGCAGGATGTTAATGCAAGCATCATCTAACCTGAAAAAGTTCCATATTCCACGACGAAGTATCTCCAAGCAAGCAACAAGAGCAACCATGGCTTTCCTGTGCAGAAATGGTGCTTCTTGGTTTTCGAGAACTAACTGCATCCACACCAGTCTCAGGAGGATGTTCACAACCAGCAAGCACTCGTTACGGTAAGTTTTCTTTTACTGACTATAAAAAACATGAAATAATGCAACTATTACTGAGACTCACTATAGCAACGAAGTACACAGCCTTGTTTGACAGCAAAAGCTTGTCTCCCAACCATCGGTTCTTGGAGTTTCTTTGCAAAAGACCCTACTCGATAACAATATCCCATTACGTGTTATATATCGAGGTAAAACTAGAGCTTGAAGAAACCAAGATTCTCCAAAACGGTCCTCATCTGAGATCATGGATTGTCCTTAAAACGATGAGGCTATTAAAGCCTCGTGATATATCTTTTCCCTCAAATAAAAGGCGTAGGCACTGAGTTTATTCATGAAACCAGAAGGTAGAATATTATATCATTGAGAAGGGCAACATTAAACAGAAGATTCAGATCTATCTTACCTGAAAAACACGTCACCAGAATGGAATTATAGCAACAACAATGTAGAAAATCTCAAAGGTGTTGCTTTCAACAAATGTAGTTGATCTCGTAGTGAAGTCACCCCCACATATAATAGCAGAtgtagaattgaatacaccgaATGGCCTGAACCTGAAATACATGAATTCTAGTTTATTCAATTGTGTCTCGTTAGCATCAATTGATATTTCGTTATAAAGAGGAAAATTTCGAACCTGGCTTGTTAGCCGAAAGCTCGCAGCATTGGCGCTCGTAACCGTCAAACAAATCACTCATCGTAGCCGTTACCCGATTAAACTTAGAGAAAATGAAAATCCAATCTATAAGTTCTGACGATTATGTACTCTGTAGTCCGTTCTATCatttctaataattttattcatgagTAAAATAATTTCCGAAGAGACATCGCTTGTATCGCATctctaataaattatataataaaaaatgttATATGTATCATGAAGtattaaatatatttgaaatgaacaaaaatataattttattttattttgatttttttttttcaaaaatacaattaagataattttatcattttaaatacattttataacTGTTTCAAAAGATATAGTTGCAATCATGGACATTATAATCGTCACGAAATTTGCAAATTGTTCACGGAAAGAAATAAatgaaaacaagaaaaaaaaattcgacGATAATAATTATGCTTTGGAAAATATAATCATCGAGTTAATCAACTCTCAACTACGATGCTATGCTATACGCAACACTTGGGAAGTATTATTATACAAATGACATTGTGCAAAGCTATAAAATCCTATATCAGTATCAATGCTGTAAGtgaagccaaaaaaaaaaacgagagACGCAGGAATCTTAGACCCTCCTTCAACAGAAAGCCTTACCTTTGGATGGAAAAATAACTATCCTCAGGCTGTGGTTTCATTAGGTGAAACGACGACGTTTCCATCGGGGAAAGGACTGCACCCACCTTTGGGTTGTTTTTCTTGCAACTTT is part of the Primulina eburnea isolate SZY01 chromosome 1, ASM2296580v1, whole genome shotgun sequence genome and encodes:
- the LOC140834597 gene encoding cystathionine gamma-synthase 1, chloroplastic codes for the protein MAVSSCAIAFPAFECRSDPDFSRTDGPSARKIKPPMLHGAVSAYGLSSMILKFPPNFVRQLSNKARRNCSNIGVAQVVAASWSNNQGASIPKPAAKAVDAAAAPVETGVDEVVVAENTTFDRETVQFEVSPPFKYASFLNSDGSVAIHAGERLGRAIVTDAITTPVVNTSAYFFKKTADLIDFKEKRRASFEYGRYGNYTTIVAEEKISALEGAESTLLMASGMCASTVLLMALVPAGGHLVTTTDCYRKTRIFIETILPKMGITATVIDPADIGGLKSALENNNVSLFFTESPTNPFLRCVDVEMVSKLCHEKGALVCIDGTFATPLNQKALALGADIVLHSATKFIGGHNDVLAGSISGPEKLISAARNLHHILGGVLNPNAAYLIIRGMKTLHLRVRQQNSTAQKMAEILEAHPKVSRVYYPGLVSHPEHQLAKKQMTGFGGVVSFEVDGDLHTTAKFVDALKIPYIAPSFGGCESIVDQPAIMSYWDLPQSGRAEYGILDNLVRFSFGVEDFEDLKADILQALETI
- the LOC140834676 gene encoding SPX domain-containing protein 4, which translates into the protein MKFGKEFRIHLEETLPEWRDKYLCYKLLKKLLKNIPEPAAVTLPPPGPDGAAEAPPLPKLQEWFVGILNEELEKFNDFYVDKEEDFIIRVQALKEIIERVKEKESRDGVFPVETEFGEEMMEIRRDFVAIHGEMVLLKNYSSLNLAGLIKILKKYDKRTGELLSLPFTQLAVHQPFFTTEPLTRLVRECEENLEVLFPLEAEVVESTVIAQELMPGDISKARLETTSPLGEEMVDISRSICAARRALQGLKKESSTYNPLSLSYLFGNQDHGSMGDITAENSPCESFVTLHDGEDENKDVGSPK